In Dehalococcoidia bacterium, a single window of DNA contains:
- a CDS encoding pyridoxamine 5'-phosphate oxidase family protein — MAKMPKQVMDLINDPDAVKFLATIDDEGKPNCALIASLSAASEDTLIFADLMMNKTKKNLISTRRVAATVYKAPWSSYQIKGTFEGFQSSGFLYDMAQALSKESPLLKGKVYFYIKQIGVIKVDEVYLSQVPIPGKRIA, encoded by the coding sequence ATGGCTAAGATGCCAAAGCAGGTTATGGACCTTATAAACGACCCAGATGCGGTCAAGTTCCTGGCCACCATTGATGATGAGGGAAAGCCTAACTGTGCCCTTATCGCCTCGCTATCGGCAGCAAGTGAGGATACCCTGATATTCGCAGACCTGATGATGAATAAAACTAAGAAGAACCTGATTAGCACAAGGAGGGTTGCGGCAACGGTCTATAAAGCCCCCTGGTCATCCTATCAGATAAAGGGAACCTTCGAGGGTTTTCAAAGCTCCGGTTTTCTCTACGACATGGCTCAAGCGCTTTCTAAGGAATCACCACTGCTCAAGGGCAAGGTATATTTCTACATCAAGCAGATAGGGGTAATAAAGGTTGACGAGGTCTATCTCTCACAGGTGCCGATACCGGGAAAGAGGATAGCCTGA
- a CDS encoding glycyl-radical enzyme activating protein, whose product MNRQAQEEKGLIFSVQRYSTEDGPGIRTTVFMKGCPLRCLWCHNPEGQESYPQIAFNGSRCIGCKGCVDACPQGAITFTADGPRTDRGRCQNCGKCAEVCPTGARELIGRYMTSEEALSEVERDILFYRSSGGGVTVGGGEPTAQPGFLVEFLMKCHEKGIHTALDTSGQVKWKTMEEVLKHVDLVLYDIKQLDPAKHADCSEVSNKLILENARRISGKGIPMIIRVPVIPGYTDGEKNIRDITKFVSILGSVTTVDLLPFHRLGEPKYKKLDRNYEFEGTQPPTDEYMQELKRLVESFGLQARVGSK is encoded by the coding sequence GTGAATCGCCAAGCACAGGAGGAAAAGGGCCTCATATTCAGCGTTCAGAGGTATTCAACAGAGGACGGGCCGGGGATCAGAACCACGGTCTTTATGAAGGGATGCCCTTTGAGATGCCTATGGTGCCACAATCCTGAGGGACAGGAGTCTTACCCCCAGATTGCATTTAACGGTAGCAGGTGTATCGGGTGTAAAGGCTGTGTGGATGCATGCCCTCAGGGTGCGATCACCTTTACTGCGGATGGACCACGGACAGACAGGGGAAGGTGCCAGAACTGTGGGAAGTGCGCCGAGGTATGCCCCACCGGGGCCAGGGAGCTTATCGGAAGGTATATGACCTCTGAGGAAGCACTTTCAGAGGTTGAGAGGGATATATTGTTCTATCGAAGTTCAGGTGGTGGTGTTACGGTGGGTGGTGGTGAACCAACGGCGCAACCTGGATTTCTGGTGGAGTTTCTAATGAAATGCCATGAAAAGGGCATACATACGGCGTTGGATACAAGTGGCCAGGTAAAGTGGAAGACTATGGAGGAAGTCCTGAAGCATGTCGATCTGGTGCTCTACGATATAAAACAGTTAGACCCTGCCAAACATGCAGATTGCAGCGAGGTTTCCAATAAGTTGATCCTGGAGAACGCGAGAAGGATATCTGGTAAAGGGATTCCTATGATCATCAGGGTGCCTGTGATCCCGGGATATACGGATGGGGAGAAAAATATCAGAGATATAACGAAATTTGTGAGCATCTTGGGGAGCGTGACCACGGTCGACCTGCTGCCCTTCCACCGGCTCGGAGAGCCAAAATACAAAAAACTGGACCGCAATTATGAATTTGAAGGCACTCAACCTCCCACTGACGAATATATGCAAGAGCTTAAACGGCTCGTAGAATCATTTGGATTACAGGCCAGAGTAGGGTCAAAGTAG